One part of the Ovis canadensis isolate MfBH-ARS-UI-01 breed Bighorn chromosome 8, ARS-UI_OviCan_v2, whole genome shotgun sequence genome encodes these proteins:
- the GJA10 gene encoding LOW QUALITY PROTEIN: gap junction alpha-10 protein (The sequence of the model RefSeq protein was modified relative to this genomic sequence to represent the inferred CDS: inserted 1 base in 1 codon; substituted 2 bases at 2 genomic stop codons), whose translation MGDWNLLGGILEEVHSYSTVVGKIWLTILFIFRMLILGVAAEDVWDDEQSAFACNTQQPGCNTVCYDNAFPISLIRFWVLQIIFVSSPSLVYMGHALYRLRAFEKERQRKKSQLRAQMENPELELEDQQRMDRELRKLEEQKRIQKVPLKGCLLRTYILHILTRSVLEVGFMVGQYILYGFQMHPLYKCTQPPCPNAVDCFVSRPTEKTIFMLFMHSIAAISLFLNILEIFHLGIRKIMRALYDKSSNEGIEDERRPPFHLKKYSVTQQCMTCSPFPEKISLLQANNQQQVIRVNVPNSKTTWHIPQPRQLDVDPCYSKKDWAEKNQHNGQLHVHSPCPWDNGARIQHPGQQPDHSLFGLQNIRPHSWLGIKMAPRHCPSHTTGPWEQSQDLQPSGEPLADLHSHCRHSDGSMTDSRVQEARDRSYPGSRKASFLSRLFSEKGQLYSDSGSSSSRNSSCQGFPHRENSPSLLPSAPGRRTSMVSKIRQPGXSWNFHKRCPPLFPSXPYLPFLAFSSLLSLLFPPPLCVYVCVEREGEEEREVNLWRVKXHSVHSVKLNS comes from the exons ATGGGGGATTGGAATTTATTGGGTGGCATCTTAGAGGAAGTTCACTCCTACTCAACTGTGGTGGGGAAAATCTGGCTGACCATCCTCTTCATTTTCCGAATGCTGATACTTGGTGTGGCTGCTGAAGATGTCTGGGATGATGAACAGTCAGCATTTGCCTGCAACACCCAGCAGCCAGGTTGCAACACTGTCTGTTATGATAATGCTTTCCCTATCTCCTTGATCAGGTTCTGGGTTTTACAGATCATTTTTGTGTCTTCTCCCTCTCTAGTATATATGGGCCATGCACTGTATAGACTCAGGGCCTTTgaaaaggaaaggcagaggaagaagtcACAGCTTAGAGCCCAGATGGAGAATCCAGAGCTTGAACTGGAGGATCAGCAAAGGATGGAtagagaactgaggaaattagagGAGCAGAAGAGGATCCAAAAAGTCCCACTGAAAGGATGTCTGCTGCGTACTTACATCTTACACATCTTGACCAGATCTGTGCTGGAAGTAGGGTTCATGGTAGGCCAATATATTCTCTATGGGTTTCAAATGCACCCTCTTTACAAATGTACTCAACCCCCTTGCCCCAATGCAGTGGATTGCTTTGTGTCTAGGCCCACAGAGAAGACCATTTTCATGCTCTTTATGCATAGCATTGCAGCCATCTCTTTGTTTCTTAACATACTGGAAATATTTCATCTGGGCATCAGGAAAATCATGAGGGCACTTTATGACAAATCCAGCAATGAGGGCATTGAGGATGAAAGGAGACCTCCAttccatttgaaaaaatattcagtGACCCAGCAGTGTATGACTTGCTCTCCCTTCCCTGAAAAAATCTCCCTACTTCAAGCCAACAATCAACAGCAAGTGATCCGAGTCAATGTGCCGAATTCTAAAACCACGTGGCATATCCCACAGCCCAGGCAGCTTGATGTAGACCCTTGCTATAGTAAAAAAGACTGGGCTGAGAAGAATCAGCACAACGGACAGCTCCATGTCCACAGCCCATGTCCCTGGGACAACGGTGCTAGAATTCAGCACCCAGGACAGCAGCCAGACCATTCTCTATTTGGCTTGCAGAATATAAGACCTCACTCCTGGCTAGGTATAAAGATGGCTCCTAGGCATTGTCCATCACATACAACAGGACCCTGGGAGCAGTCCCAGGACCTACAACCCTCAGGGGAACCTCTTGCAGACTTGCACAGTCACTGCAGACACAGCGATGGCAGCATGACAGACAGCAGGGTCCAAGAGGCAAGAGACAGATCTTACCCTGGCAGTCGCAAGGCCAGCTTCCTGTCCAGACTGTTTTCTGAAAAGGGACAGCTGTACAGTGACTCAGGAAGCTCCAGTTCTCGAAATAGCTCTTGCCAAGGGTTTCCACACCGGGAAAACAGCCCCTCACTTCTGCCTTCAGCCCCTGGGCGAAGGACATCCATGGTAAGTAAGATCAGACAACCTGGCTGATCATGGAACTTTCATAAGAGGTGTCCCCCTCTGTTCCCTTCTTAGCCTTATCTTCCCTTCTTAGCCTTCTCATCCCTTCTtagccttctcttccctcctcctttgtgtgtatatgtgtgtgttgagagagagggagaggaggagagggaggttaATTTATGGAGAGTTA TTCATTCAGTACATTCAGTTAAGCTCAATTCATAA
- the CASP8AP2 gene encoding CASP8-associated protein 2 yields MAADDDNGDGTSLFDVFSASPLKNNDEGSLDIYAGLDSAGSDTASKSSVPSRNCLDLYEEILTEEGTAKEATYNDLQAEYGKCQLQMKELMKKFKEIQTQNFSLKNENQSLKKNISALIKTARVEINRKDEEINNLHQRLSEFPHFRNNHKTSRTSDLVKTKDLKSRSPHLDDSSKTDHRVKSDVSKDVHYSTSLPNHEKEGKSHCEKKSTLHLPTSVEKHSTNGIWSRFHYQVGESSSNEDHRRGRKDSRHSQYNRGTDRIRKDLSTSYGDGEPRNAEASQRLQGHPEKYGKGEPKAESKTAKLKSNIDIDYKNERISSSWEKESSRDKLHTRLESQSDKKLERQSERSQNVNRKDPKSQDKEERKVDQKSKSVVKGQDHWRRSERAVLPHSKNEPAKSSHNSNKYHLEERRGWEDCKRNRAVSNHSFQEGRCPSSLLASRTHKHIDSTEVDAVHQRENAPFRAERHRTEEKRKRERENKEENKHIRNEERVPPGHLQKTNKETKKTTTDLKRQNEPKNDKGEVSNNDVSEGANNKEPAVRAESAANEPQNKDLKLSFMEKLNLTLSPAKKQPVSQDNQHTITDTPQSCDICDSESLVQAKAVTCVPSVSEHITEETKSELLEPKDVLTAASQPRTSISERKVEENCLSVASVENTVPCDTPICGTETSFSAPVEMEPSESSLSSSTEMEQTVNGARAAVPVNIDTAQTNVSQNIGLELDSKRNNDLNSCSISEETEMKEAFSTNVTKSSESILQPSVEETGILPTVLSEGGTPNLEPCLVDPPLAENKSCRLDPCLPKETPESSLQQTELMDDTMEVGETNSVYHDDENSVLSIDFNQLRPIPEAISPLNSPVRPVAKVLRLESASQIPLYNNSHKDVFLPNSAHSTSTSQSDLNKENQKPICKSDKFAEADSHKSSLDELEEGEIISDNEKPEPQRSFDKSAKPRASTEVQNTKTSPESRKSSVRLDKDSRKISSMKMHQTKSKWNRRRSESSRSSKTEKKERSMSTSSLEKIVPIIVTPSSVREIMHMLRMIRKHVRKNYMKFKVKFSLIQFHRIIESAILSFTSLIKYLDLSKISKSVTTLQKNLCDVIESKLKQVKKNGIVDRLFEQQLPDMKKKLWKFVDEQLDYLFAKLKKIFVKFCDSINVGSDSDEGKLEKKSKEKARSSHCQKGNINNLGKETLKEKSPKSEDYGSSKSSVGCKKSEEKHQEQKNSNINTVKHDIKKTANTCFDNTKNPQSEEHSLEPNCLSTPKPGKIEGSTTEDAQTSQLAPLKPERSFEILTEQQASSLTFNLVSDAQMGEIFKSLLQGSDLLDNNVNCNEKSEWELKTPEKQLLESLKCESIPACTTEELVSGVISPCPKIISDDNWSLLSSEKGPSLSSGLSLPVHPDVLDENCMFEVSTNIALSKDNVCGSEKSKPCISSILLEDLAVSLTVPSPLKSDGHLSFLKPEALSNSTPEEVISAHFSEDALLEEEDASEQDIHLALESDNSSSKSSCSSSWTSRPVAPGFQYHPNLPMHAVIMEKSNDHFIVKIRRAAPSTSPTLVQNTVADEYLPRVEKEADEAVEEEYVSCQNRVFKSVEELKNSSKNVDGRLVHEEQDCVIQTEVPDIYEFLKDASGKVSQSTEEAEECFKLHQVWEPKVPEGIEELPPVEEIPHSVEDHLPSTCIDLTKDPVTETKKLGEFVEVTVLNIDQLGCSGSSMDQNAPVLDNMQPETVDTFIDLTQDVSSDSKNEGNHPAGVVEDLGCPVICVDEDNSKEENVQVANRPLERVIEEACIDLTSEASGLGEVKKDGLNSESALNSNSSELPGMLDNPHKKRRNLSDLNPSQKKQRKETDLTSREKTKKITQDSCENVNAHRRKASKKKAPSVTKDPSSLKESPGTKDTSAASATSFISLSAKNVIKKKGEIIVSWTRNDDREILLECQKKGPSLKTFTHLAAKLNKNPYQVSERFQQLMKLFEKSKCR; encoded by the exons aCACTGCATCCAAATCCTCTGTACCATCCAGGAATTGTTTGGATTTATATGAAGAAATCCTGACTGAAGAAGGAACTGCAAAGGAGGCAACATATAATGAT TTGCAGGCAGAATATGGAAAATGTCAGCTGCAAATGAAAGAGCTaatgaaaaagtttaaagaaatacagacacag aattttagtttaaaaaatgaaaaccagtcTCTTAAGAAAAATATCTCAGCACTTATCAAAACTGCCAGAGTGGAAATAAACCGCAaggatgaagaaataaataatctTCACCAAAG ACTGTCGGAGTTTCCACATTTTCGGAATAATCATAAAACTTCAAGGACATCAGATCTAGTTAAAACAAAAGATCTTAAATCCAGATCTCCCCATTTGGATGACTCTTCAAAGACTGATCACAGAGTGAAAAGTGATGTTTCTAAAGACGTACATTATAGCACTTCACTGCCAAaccatgaaaaggaaggaaaatcacACTGTGAGAAAAAGAGCACTTTGCATTTGCCTACATCTGTTGAAAAACACTCCACCAATGGCATTTGGTCACGTTTCCATTATCAGGTTGGTGAGAGTAGTTCAAACGAGGATCatagaagaggaaggaaagatagTCGACATAGCCAATACAACCGGGGGACTGACAGAATACGAAAAGACTTGAGCACTAGCTATGGTGATGGTGAACCAAGGAACGCAGAGGCCAGTCAAAGGCTACAAGGACATCCTGAGAAATATGGTAAAGGTGAACCAAAGGCTGAAAGCAAAACTGCAAAGTTGAAAAGTAACATAGAtatagattataaaaatgaacgCATCAGCTCTTCTTGGGAGAAAGAAAGCTCTAGAGACAAGTTACACACTCGACTAGAATCTCAAAGTGACAAAAAACTCGAAAGACAAAGTGAAAGATCACAAAATGTAAATAGAAAAGATCCTAAATCacaagacaaagaagaaagaaaagttgaTCAGAAGTCGAAATCAGTAGTAAAAGGCCAGGATCATTGGAGAAGATCTGAACGAGCAGTGCTTCCGCATTCCAAAAATGAACCAGCAAAGTCTTCACACAATTCAAATAAATACCATCtagaggagagaagaggctgggaaGATTGTAAAAGAAACAGGGCTGTAAGTAATCATAGTTTTCAAGAAGGAAGGTGTCCGTCTTCTCTTTTAGCCAGTAGAACTCACAAACACATTGATTCCACGGAAGTTGATGCTGTGCACCAGCGGGAAAATGCACCTTTCAGAGCAGAAAGGCACAGAactgaagaaaagaggaaaagggaacgagagaacaaagaagaaaataagcatatcagaaatgaagaaagagtACCTCCGGGACATTTGCAGAAGACTAacaaagaaactaagaaaacCACCACAGACTTAAAGAGACAGAATGAGCCAAAAAATGATAAAGGGGAAGTCTCTAACAATGATGTTTCTGAAGGAGCAAATAATAAGGAGCCAGCAGTTAGAGCTGAGAGTGCCGCAAATGAACCACAAAACAAAGACTTAAAGTTGAGCTTTATGGAAAAATTGAACTTAACTCTTTCTCCTGCTAAAAAGCAGCCTGTTTCTCAGGATAATCAGCATACAATAACTGATACTCCCCAATCCTGTGACATATGTGATTCTGAGTCATTGGTGCAGGCTAAGGCTGTGACATGTGTTCCCTCTGTCAGTGAACATATCACAGAGGAAACCAAATCTGAGTTATTGGAACCAAAGGATGTTCTTACAGCAGCATCTCAACCCAGGACCAGTATTTCAGAACGGAAAGTAGAAGAAAATTGTTTGTCTGTTGCATCTGTGGAGAATACTGTGCCTTGTGACACACCCATATGTGGCACAGAGACTTCCTTCTCAGCACCTGTGGAAATGGAACCATCAGAATCTTCTTTGTCTTCATCCACAGAAATGGAACAGACTGTTAATGGTGCCAGGGCAGCAGTTCCTGTGAATATAGACACAGCACAGACAAATGTTTCTCAGAACATTGGCTTGGAATTggatagcaaaagaaacaatgaCTTAAATTCTTGTAGTATTTCTGAAGAGACAGAAATGAAGGAGGCTTTTTCAACAAATGTGACCAAATCCAGTGAAAGCATTTTGCAGCCTTCAGTTGAAGAAACTGGCATTCTGCCAACCGTCCTTTCAGAAGGTGGTACACCAAATCTTGAGCCTTGTCTTGTAGACCCACCACTAGCTGAGAATAAGTCTTGTCGTTTGGATCCTTGCTTACCTAAAGAGACTCCAGAATCTTCACTTCAGCAGACTGAGTTAATGGATGACACAATGGAAGTTGGTGAAACAAACTCAGTATATCATGATGATGAGAACTCAGTTCTGAGCATTGACTTTAATCAGCTGAGACCTATTCCGGAAGCCATCAGTCCTCTGAATAGTCCAGTGAGACCTGTAGCAAAAGTTCTTAGACTAGAAAGTGCATCTCAAATTCCATTATATAATAATAGTCATAAAG ATGTGTTTCTACCAAATTCAGCTCATTCTACCTCCACGAGTCAGTCTGATCTCAACAAGGAAAATCAAAAGCCAATATGTAAATCTGACAAATTTGCAGAAGCAGACTCCCACAAGTCATCTTTAGATGAATTAGAAGAAGGAGAAATTATAAGTGACAATGAAAAACCTGAACCACAAAGAAGTTTTGACAAAAGTGCCAAACCGAGAGCTTCTACAGAAGTACAGAACACAAAAACTAGCCCAGAAAgtaggaaaagctctgtgcgttTGGATAAAGACAGTAGAAAGATATCCTCTATGAAAATGCATCAGACCAAAAGCAAATGGAACAGAAGACGAAGTGAGTCTAGCAGATCttcaaaaacagagaagaaagagaggtCAATGAGTACTTCCAGCCTGGAAAAAATAGTTCCAATCATAGTCACACCCTCTTCTGTCCGAGAGATTATGCATATGTTACGAATGATAAGAAAACATGTAaggaaaaattacatgaaattcaagGTAAAATTTTCATTAATACAATTTCATAGAATTATTGAGTCAGCAATTTTGAGTTTTACATCACTAATTAAATACCTGGACTTGTCCAAAATATCTAAGTCAGTGACTACTTTACAGAAGAACCTCTGTGACGTTATAGAATCCAAACTCAAGCAAGTTAAAAAGAATGGCATCGTGGATCGTTTATTTGAACAGCAGCTGccagatatgaaaaaaaaattgtggaaatTTGTAGATGAACAGCTCGATTATTTGTTTGCAAAACTTAAGAAAATCTTTGTAAAGTTTTGTGACTCCATAAATGTTGGCAGTGATAGTGACGAAGGAAAGcttgaaaagaaaagtaaagagaaGGCGCGATCTTCACACTGTCAGAAGGGGAATATAAACAACTTGGGCAAAGAAACGTTGAAAGAGAAATCCCCCAAATCAGAAGATTATGGTTCTTCTAAGTCTTCAGTAGGTTGTAAAAAATCTGAGGAAAAACATCAAGAGCAAAAGAATTCCAATATTAACACAGTAAAGCATGACATTAAAAAGACTGCTAACACTTGCTTTGATAATACGAAGAATCCTCAATCTGAAGAGCATTCCTTGGAACCAAACTGCTTGAGCACCCCAAAgccaggaaaaattgaaggtagcACCACAGAGGATGCCCAGACATCCCAGCTTGCTCCTTTGAAGCCAGAACGCAGTTTTGAGATTCTTACTGAACAGCAGGCGTCTAGCCTTACATTTAATTTAGTAAGTGATGCACAGATGggagaaatatttaaaagtttgttGCAAGGTTCTGATCTTTTGGACAACAATGTTAACTGTAATGAAAAAAGTGAGTGGGAGTTAAAGACACCAGAGAAACAGCTGCTAGAGAGTCTCAAATGTGAATCTATACCAGCTTGTACAACTGAAGAGCTCGTTTCAGGGGTGATTTCTCCTTGCCCTAAGATAATTAGTGATGACAACTGGTCCTTACTGTCATCTGAGAAAGGTCCATCTCTGTCTTCAGGGCTTTCATTGCCAGTTCATCCGGATGTGTTGGATGAAAATTGTATGTTTGAAGTGTCCACTAACATAGCTTTAAGTAAAGATAATGTATGTGGTTCAGAAAAGAGCAAGCCCTGCATTTCTTCCATACTTCTTGAAGATCTAGCCGTCTCTTTAACAGTACCATCGCCTCTGAAGTCAGATGGCCATCTCAGTTTTTTAAAGCCAGAAGCTTTGTCTAATTCAACACCTGAAGAAGTTATTAGTGCCCATTTTAGTGAGGATGCCTTACTGGAGGAAGAGGACGCATCTGAACAGGATATTCATTTAGCTCTGGAGTCTGATAATTCAAGCAGTAAATCAAGTTGTTCTTCATCATGGACAAGCCGGCCTGTTGCTCCAGGCTTTCAGTACCACCCTAACCTCCCCATGCACGCTGTCATAATGGAAAAGTCCAATGATCACTTCATTGTGAAAATTCGGCGTGCAGCACCATCTACCTCCCCTACTCTTGTACAGAATACAGTGGCTGATGAATATCTGCCGAGAGTGGAAAAGGAAGCTGATGAAGCAGTGGAGGAAGAATATGTTTCATGTCAGAACAGAGTTTTTAAATCTGTGGAGGAACTGAAAAATTCCAGTAAGAATGTTGATGGTAGATTAGTTCATGAGGAACAAGACTGTGTGATACAAACAGAAGTTCCTGACATATATGAATTTCTTAAAGATGCTTCAGGTAAAGTGAGTCAAAGTACTGAAGAGGCTGAAGAATGTTTCAAGTTGCATCAAGTATGGGAACCAAAAGTGCCTGAAGGCATTGAAGAATTGCCTCCAGTGGAAGAAATACCACATTCTGTTGAGGATCATCTTCCAAGCACATGTATAGACCTCACAAAAGATCCAGTCACTGAGACCAAAAAGTTGGGGGAATTTGTAGAAGTAACAGTTTTAAATATTGATCAGTTGGGATGTTCTGGAAGTAGTATGGATCAAAATGCTCCAGTATTAGACAATATGCAGCCTGAAACTGTTGATACTTTTATTGATTTGACACAAGATGTTTCAAGTGACAGTAAAAATGAAGGTAACCATCCTGCTGGAGTTGTTGAAGACTTGGGGTGTCCAGTGATATGTGTCGATGAAGATAACTCGAAGGAAGAAAATGTGCAGGTGGCGAACAGGCCTTTGGAACGCGTCATTGAGGAGGCCTGTATCGATCTAACCTCGGAAGCTTCCGGTTTGGGTGAAGTGAAAAAGGATGGTTTAAACTCAGAGTCAGCATTAAATTCCAACAGTTCAGAGTTGCCTGGGATGTTGGATAACCCtcacaaaaagagaagaaatcttTCTGATCTAAATCCTTCtcagaaaaaacagagaaaggaaacagactTAACCAGTAgggaaaagaccaaaaaaattaCCCAAGACTCTTGTGAGAATGTTAATGctcatcgaaggaaagccagtaAGAAAAAGGCCCCTTCAGTGACTAAAGACCCCTCATCATTAAAGGAAAGCCCAGGGACTAAGGATACATCAGCAGCGTCTGCCACTTCTTTTATAAGCCTTTCTGCAAAGAACGTTAttaaaaagaagggagaaattaTAGTTTCGTGGACAAG AAATGATGACCGGGAAATTTTATTGGAATGTCAGAAAAAAGGGCCATCATTGAAAACATTTACtcatttagctgctaagttgaaTAAAAATCCATATCAG gtCTCAGAAAGATTCCAGCAACTAATGAAGCTCTTTGAAAAGTCCAAATGCAGGTAG